DNA from Gephyromycinifex aptenodytis:
CGGTGCAGCACTCCGACGATGCCGAGCCTGGCGGCGCCGTCGAGGTTGGCGCGCAGGTCGTCGACCATGACGCAGTCGGTGGGGGCGACACCGAGGCGCTCGCAGGCCAGCTGGTAGATAGCGCGAGAGGGTTTGCGCACTCCTTCGACGCCGGAGATGACGACGGTGTCGGCGATGGCGTTCAGGTCGACCCCCCGGTAGGCGTCACGCCCGAGGGAGTTCGTGACCAGGGCGACGGGGACCCCGCTGGCGCGTACGCGCGCGACGAGGTCGAGCATTTCGTGGTCGAGGCCTAGCCCGCCGAGAACCCGGGCGATGAGGCCGTGCGCGTCGACGTCGGCGCCGTGGCGGCCCAGGGCGTCGGCGTAGGCGGCTTCGAACTCTTCGTCGCTGGCCCGGCCACATTCGTGCGCGACGAACGCGGCCCGCGCCGCTTCGTCGGTGGACAGCAGGCGTAACGGCAGGTCTGCAGGAAGCCCGATCTGGGCGGCGAACGTCGCGAATGCGTCGTGCAGTGACTCGGTGAGCACCCCGCCGTAATCGACGAGCAACGCTGTGCGAGACATCGACGTCCCTCCCAAATTCTTCCGTGGACGTCGGTGCCGCCCGGCACCCACTTTGCCGAATCCGCATTCAGTTTCAAAGCAGTGCTCACCAGTCGGGAAAGTCACCTGCTCCCCAGCCGAGTGATCAGCACGTGGTTTTCGGGGGCCGCTGCCGCTGCAGGAAACCCCCCGCGGACCGTCTTGGGCGGCCTCAACTGAGCGGGCAGCGGCGGCGACGGTCTCCGCACTTTCGTTGACAGCCAACGGGATCGCCGCAAGACTCGCGGGCACCATCACCGATGATCGGAGTTCGCCATGCGACCTGCCCGCGCGCTGACCTTGTCCACGATCGTGGCTACCGGACTCACGCTGGGCCTCGGGGCGGTGAATGCCTCGGCAACCGATGCGACTCCTGCCGGTGAGGGCAAGCACCATCCGCCATCGAGGTTGCAGAACGACTTCGATCACATCGGCGCCCAGGTCCACTCTCTGACGCGAGGCGATCGCACGACCTACTACATCGACGAGGGCACCCCCGGCCAGCGGGTGGTCGTCTTCATCGGGGGCCAGGGCACCAGCCTGGAGTCCTTCCAGCTCACCGAGTTCGCGCGCAGCACGCGGCAACAGCTCGGTCTGCGGGTGATCTCAATTGAACGCAACGGTTTCGGTCAGTCAGCCTTCGACCCCGCCCTTGGCTACGACGACTACGTGTCAGAGGTCCGGTCCGTCCTGGACCACCTCGATGTCGATGAGTTCGTCATCATGGCGATCTCCGGTGGCGGCGCGTACGCGGCACACCTTGCTGCGGCGATGCCGGAGCGGGTCATCTCGGTGCATGCGGCTGCGGCGAGCCCGATGACGCTCCCGACCCGTTCAGCGCCGCGTGGTTGCGAGCAGAGCGTTAAGCAGCGCAATGCGGCCAACGCTCACTGGACTCACAACCCCCTGCTGTGGTGGGCCGTGCCAGGTTCACCCGTTCTGCTCGTGCCGGGCTGGCAAGACCGGGCGTACGCGGACGGGACGCGCTCTTTCTACCTCGGCGGCCAACTGGGTGACCCCAGCGCGCTCAGCCACGAGGGCGCTCTGCCGTGCGGTGCCGAGGCGGTTGCGGACACCAAGAAAATCACTGCCCCGGCGTACCTGTACTGGGGCGGCGCGGACGAGGTGGTGCCGGTGGCTGCGATGAAGGCGTGGCAGGCGGCGCTGCCCAACGTTGCCAAGGCCACGGTCTACCCCGGTGAGGGCCACACGGTGCAGTACCGGCACTGGGACCAGATCCTCGTGGATATGGCTGGCTACAGCGATCACACCGTCGTATGCAAACACGGACAGACGCGACTTCTGCCGGCGAGGAAGGCCAAAGGAGCGCTCAATCACGGTGCGACGCTCGGACTGTGCGCCTGGTCGCAAGCCCACTAACAACCGACTGATGCCAGCCTCGGCGCGCCTCGTGGCGGGGCCCTTCAGCTCAGGGTTGGGCCCGGGTTGCGGCATCAGAGGGCCCTCATGACTCGGCGCAGGCAACGCACGGTGGCTGGTGGCCGACTCCTTCCTGCGGGGGCATCTCCCACATGGGCGTGCCGCGGAGGAAGGCGAGCGCCTCATCAATGTTTTCGGGCAGCCTCAGATGGATGGCGGCTTGGGCGTTGGCGATGATCTCCTCAAGGTGCGGCGGAACTTCCTCTACGCCAGGGTCTTCAGAGGTTTCGATCGCGTACAAGATGACCAGGCGTGCATAACGCCCGTCGCTCTTCTTTCGCACCACACGGCCCAGTCGCTGAATCATCTGTCGTCGCGTCTTACTGGCGCCCAGAATGATGCCCAAGTCCGCATCGGGGATGTCGACCCCCTCATCCAGAATGCGTGGCGCGCTGATGCTGCGAGTCTGGCCACTTCTGAGCAGCTCAAGTCGCTCTTCGCGTTCGTCCCGGCCGAGTTCACCGTGCACAGCGGCACTCTCGCAACCGGCGCGGTTGAGGACCTCGGCCGCCTCAGTAGCGGATGCGGTAGTACCGGTGAACACGATCGTGCCGCCGGAGGCAATGACAGCTGGTGCGAGCGAGTCGAGTGCAGCGACCTTCGCCGCGACCCTGGCCAGCACGTCGCGGCGACGCGCGAACGCGGCAAGGAAGGCACGAGCGCTTGACGCGGCGGGATGATCGTGCTGGTGGTTGAGCTGCTGGGCATACATCAGCACCTCCACAAAGCTGGGCGAATCACCGCCCAGGTTTCCGGCCAGCACCCGCCATGCACGCTTCAAGCCGTCTGAGACGGCGTCGTATTCAGCTCGCTCCGGCGGCGAGAGCGGCACCCCCAATTGGGCAACTCGGAATGGAGCGATCAGTTCCTCGGCCAGCGCACGCTCGTACCCGAGACGGAAACACACACCGTTGAAGTACGGCAGGAGCACATCCGTGTCGCCTTCGTCGCCACGCTCAAACGTCGCAGAAAGGCCCAGACGTTGACTGAAGTTTGGGCGCAGCGCCCACGCGAAGGTTGGGGCGCCGTACCGGTGCGCTTCGTCAGCCACGAGTAGTGCCCGCTCGTCCGGCCATAGCGGGTTCTTGTGGGCCAGGGTCTGCACCGTGTCAACCAGCACGTGCCAGCCCGGGGAACGAGTTGCGTCGGTCGACACTCGCACCCCGGGGAACAGTTCGCGAACTTGAGCTTCCCACTGCGACACGAGACCCTGCGTCGGCGTCATCACGACCACACGCAGCCCATCCATCAGCGCCTCCGCGAGCGCCGCAAGACCGACCCGTGTTTTGCCTGCGCCCGTGACCGCCTCCACAACACCGACCCGATCGGCACGGCGCCACGCCTCGAGCGCCTCCATTTGCCACGGGTATAGGTCCGGCAATTCGATCTCCGGCAAATCTGGGAGGACCGGAGCAGACCCCTCCGTCGACGGCGGCGGCGTGTTCGTCCACGCCTCGAAGGTCTGCTGCGGTGGCGCATCGACTGTCTCTTGTTTCGCCCCAACCTCTTCGGCAGGGAAGTCGGCTTCCGGATCCGGGCCGCTCCGCGCCTGCACGCAGGGAAGCGGCTGTGTGTCTTGTGGCGACAGCACGTCCTCGGTATCCGGTAGCGACGATGACATCACCTCGGGCGTGGGGGGCGTCTCGAACAGCGCCCGAAGGGCGACGAGACGGGCCTGCATGCGCGCAAAAGCGGCCCCTGCCGTCGCGACATCATCGGCGAGTGCACCAATTTCGCGCGCGATCGCGCGACGATCCAGGTCCGCCATCGCTCCCACTCTCTTCAGCTCTCTTCTGGGCTGCCTACTTATCGATCGGCGCCGATCCTGCGAGCACAAGAGGACTGGCGGAATTACTACGCGTCTGCACCGTTCGGCCGACCGGGATAAGAGACGAGTAGGGGTGCCATGTCGGGAAGTTCAAACGGTGACATCGTCACCGCGGCGGTAGCTGCCGTGACGCATGCCTTGGGCCCGGTTGTGGCCGCGGCTGCACCGCAGGACGTACCTGGAGGGTGGCCAGAGCTGTACCGCGGCAGCCTGGGAGTCACGAACGCTGCTGACCCGATGCAAGATCCGGTATTCCTGCTGCGTGTCGTCGCGGAGCACACCAGCGCTTTCTCCGTCGACGACCCCAACGCCTGCCGCCGGGTCGCCGGTCTGGCACGACAGCGGTTCGCCCGGGCGCTCAGCCACGGGGGGCTTGCTGAACCGGGCAAGCTCGTGGAATCCGTCGGGGAGCTCCTCCCCATGTTCGGGGTAGCTGTGCCGTCACCTCTTACAACGGCCCAGGGGCAGGCACCACGCGGCATCAAACCAGCAAGTGAGAGCACAGATCCGGACGGCCTCCCGGCTCCAGAAGTGATGGCGCGCTGGCAGGGCGACCTACTCGATTTGTCCCGGCGCAACCTGCTTATCTCTCTGGGCGAGCACGGGGTACGGGTATTGGTCGATGAGCCGGACCTGGCCGAGGTGGAGAACATCATGGCCGACGGTTTCGAGATCGTCGTGCGTGGCTGGGACGACCTCGACGATGTTGACCTTCAGGGCTTGGGCTGCGCCGACCTTCGCGTCGAAGGCCCCGCTGACCTGAACTCCCGGCTGCGCCGCTCCATGCTCAGTTCAGAGGGAACAGTATTCGCCGACCTCGCTGCGGCGCCCATGCATCAGGCGCTAACGAAGCTACGGAGGCGGGCCCAGATTGTTAACGAGGAATCAGGAGCGAGCCCGCTTTATCTGACAGTGGGAGCCTTGCGGGTGGGGGATCAGTTAGCACCGCTGTTCCTCATCCCCATCGTCATCGAGGGCGGTAGACGCGGCCCGTGGTCTATCCGAATGGAGGCGGGTTCGCAGCCTCGCCTCAACGAGTGTCTCGTGGAGTATCTGCGCCGAAGGGACGGTTTCGCCCCGGGCGCGCTTGTGCGTCCGCGGGCCGACCACGCAGGCATTGATGTCCCGTGGGTAATCGAGGACCTGCGACGTGCGCTCACTCGGCGGCGGTTTCCGTATGAGGTTGTGCCGGACATGCGCATCGTGGCGGTGCGGTACTCCACGATGCGCCTGTGGCGCGACTTGCGCAGCAATAGCGCTGCGCTTTCAGGCAACCCCCTTGTGCACCACCTCATGCAGGGCGACGGTCCGTTCGTGGATCCAGTCCCTGAACCCGTGTCTTCGCATCGCGATGAATATGAGTTGTCCCTGCCCATCCCTGTGGACGGGTCGCAGCTCCGCGCCGTGCGCTGGGCACATGAGGGCCGAACCTTTGTACTGCAGGGACCCCCTGGCACCGGCAAGTCTCAGACGATCGCCAACATCCTGGCTGATGCGGTGGCTTCCGGGCGCCGGGCACTCTTCGTCGCTGAAAAGGATGCGGCGCTCGAGGTCGTTCAACGCCGGCTGGCCGAGGCCGGGCTAGCGCAGCGGTGCTTGGATCTGCGCGCCTCAGATCTGACAGTTGCAAGTATGCGTGAGCACCTGGCTCAGGCGTTGTCCCGACACCCAAGCAATGCTGGTGTGGGCTCGGAAGGGCTCCGGCGCCGGCACCGCCTGCACGTTGACCGTCTGGCGGCGCACCCAGCCGCCCTACTCAACGAGGAGGTGGACAGTTCTGCCTTCGATGGCCAGCTACGCGCACGACAGGTGGCGGCCTACCGGGAATCTGCACAAGCACTTCGGCAGTCGCTGTCCGAAGTTATCAACGGGGTTGGTTTACCCGATCCGGGGCACGACTGGCGAGGGAGCGATCCCCTCTCCCGTTTGCGTCGAGAGCTACGGGTTGCGAACTCTGACAGCGTCCGTGACTTCCTCGCCACCCACACCGACGCGGCTCTATCTGTGACCCCATGTGTTTTGGCGAGTCCCTCCGCAGTCTCACAGCACCTCCCGGCCAGTGGCGCACTGTTTGACCTCGTTGTCTTCGATGAGGCCTCCCAGATAAGGGTTGAGGCGGCGGTCGGCGCGATGGGGCGCGGGAAGGCTGTCGTGATCGTCGGTGATCCGCAACAGATGCCTCCTTCCAGCGCTATCACCGCAGACAACGCCGAGGAAGACGACCTGCAAGAAGAGTCGATCCTGCTGGAAGCGGTACGGGCTGGAGTCCCAGTGCTGTCGTTGTCCTGGCACTATCGCAGCCGCTCTGAGGGATTGGTGGCGTTCTCCAACTCGCGCTACTACGACGGTCAGCTGGCGAGTTTCCCCACTCCACCAAGCGAAGGAGTCGAGTCCGGCGTCACCTTTCGTCGGGTGCCGGGCCGGTACGAAAAAACCCGCGGGTCGAAGACCAAGATGAATCGCGTCGAGGCCGAGTACGTCTTCCACGAGATCGAGCGGCTGCTCGGCGAGGACCCGCGGGCGTCGATCGGTGTTGTCACCTTCAACGCTGCGCAATGTGATGCAATTCTTGATCTCCTCGAAGACAGCCCGTCCCCTTTGGTAGCTGAGGCACTTGAGCGAGAGCGAGAACCGCTGATCGTCAAGGCACTTGAGCATATCCAAGGTGACGAACGCGATCACATCCTCTTCTCCTTGACGCATTCGCTGGATGAATCCGGGCGGCTACCCTCGAACTTCGGCTTGCTGTCACGCGCCGGTGGTGAGCGACGACTCAACGTGGCCATCACCCGGGCGCGCAAGCGGAACGTTTTCTTCGCCTCCTTCGACCCCACGGACATCGACCGCTCCAGTCGAGTCTCGAAGGGACCCGCTCATCTGCGGGAGTACTTGCTGGCGGCCGAGCATGGGCAGCAACCGGTTGCGGCTCGGGCCGCAGCGCCTGAGCCGTGCCGGGCCGATCTTGCCCGGCGTCTGCGCTCCCAGGGGCTGACCGTGCGTGAGGACGTGGGATTGTCGTTGTTCAAGGTCGATCTGGCGGTTCGTCGCGAGGGCCGACTATGGGTGGCGGTGATCCTCGACACCACTGAGTGGGCGGAGCGCCCCTCGGTTGCAGATCGCGATGACGTTCCCTACACCGTTCTTCGGGACTATATGGGTTGGGGCGCAGTCCACCAGGTGTATCGCAATGAGTGGCAAGGCTCCCCGGAGGCTATTGCCGAAACGATCGCTTCATTGGCTGCTGGCTTGCCACTGGAGCCTAAGAGCGTGCACTCACCTGACCCGCCGGCCGGGAATCCACCCACACCCGGCACAGCGACACCTACGCGAGCAGCCGCAGCCGCAGCCGCTGTCCAGCAACAACGGGCGGTTCAGCAGGTGACCGAATCGGTCGCAGTCGGTGGCGTGGTGGTGAGCCGGTTCCGACCCGCACATGAAGAATTCCGCGGACCTAAGGCGGTCATTGAAAGATTGCCCGACCGGGTATGTGTTACGCGCGTTGGAGCGCAATGGCGAGATGTAGCTGCGGCCGAAGGGCCGGTAGCTATCGGGCGCGCAGCGACGATCATCGCGCGGCGCTTTGGCATGAGTCGACTGCACCCCGCCCGGCGGAAAATGATCGTGGCGGCCATACCGAAAGACCTACCCCGCACCCGCGTCGGCGGTGAGGTGTTCATCTGGCCAAGCGACGTGGATCCGCAGTCGTATCAAGGCGTTCGCACCAGCGATCGACCGCACCGCAGGGTCCATGAGATCTCACCCGAAGAGATCGCTAACGCTTTTCGTCTCGCGCTCGCTGAGAACAGTGGCCGCTGCACTCAAGGTGAGCTGCTCCGAAGCGTGAGCATGACATTCGGCTTCGGACGCCTGGGGCATGTTGTGCAAGCAGGTCTCGTCAAAGCCCTGGAGACGCGCCTTATCCGCCCAGGAGTTGTGAATCGTGTCGGGGAGGAGATTTACGCCGTTGCTACCCCCAGCAAAATTGACTCTGTGTGGGCACATCAGCCACTTGTAAGACAGGGATAGCCCAGCTTCAAAGCTCCGGCGGGCCTGCCTCGCCCCACTGCCCGTCTGTTCCGACTACTGCCCTGGCCCTGCGCGATCGTGATCAGGGATGACCCTCACTCGGCCTGCACTCGTTGTTTGGAGCCGGCTTCGTAGCGTCGGTTGGTCAGGTAGCTGTGTAGGTAGTCGTCGGCGAGTAGACGCGGGATTTGGTGGCGGTGTTGGGGTGAGGGGTCAAAGGCGAGGACTGTCCGGCCCTGCACCTGCGCCAGGGGGATGTTGTAGTCCGGGTAGGCCTGGACGAAGGTGACGAGTTTGTCGGTGGTCAGGTTCGCCCTGTAGTCGGGGTCGTTCTCGATGAGACGGGCGATCGCCGCCATCTTGGCGCGCATGGTTGGGTCGTCCATCACGGCCGCTTCCAGGTCGGGGTAGCCGTCGATGGCGATGTCTTTCGTCACCTGCTTCAAGGTCTTTCTCGCCATGTGGCGGGCTTTGCGGTCGGCCTGCAGTTTGGTATGGATCAGCGACACGGTCGTGAACAGGGCGTGGCCGCCGCAGGTGTACACGTCGAATCGCGGCTCGTAGTAAAGGATGTCGCCGTCAACCCGGCGGTAGACGCCGTCGCGGGGCAGCAGCGGGATCGCGCGGGCGCGGCGGGTCGCGATCCCGGGGCCTTTCATCCGGTAGGCGACGATCCGAGCCGCACCAGACCCGATGATGTGCGCCATCGCCAGCACCGAAGCGCTTTCGCTGTCACCGGTGTCGAAGCCGACGTCGCCGCCGCGCACCACTTCATCCAGGGCCGCCAACTCCGGGATGTCTTCCAGCGCCTCGACGAGCACTTGGCCGGAGTCCGTCTGGTAGGAGGGGTCGTAGGCCAGGAACTGTTTCTCGGCGAGCGCCGCTGCCGCGCCCGCCACGTCGCTGGCGACCTCGGCCGCCAGTCCGTTGTCGAGGTCGAACCGCGTCACCTGCGCGTCGGCCAGCGTGCCGCCCCGGATGACGAAGTTGCCGGCCACGGCAGCTGCCGACTGTTTCTCGCTGGCCGCAGCCAGGAGTTCCCGCGCCTTCTCGGTGTTCACCTGGTCCTCCCCAGTTGGATCGCGACGCCCTCACCGAGGTGACGCCATTCCACCTCGCCCTGCTGGGGGATCCGGTGGCGTTTGGTGAGCAGCATCGTGATGGCGCCACTGTCTTCGGTGACTTCGTACAGCCGGTAGCCGAGCAGCGCCAAGGTGGGATTGAGGTGGTAGAGCCCGGCCCGCACATAGATCAGGGACATCAGGGCCAGCAACGCCAGGGTCGCCCACAGTGTGGTGGCCGGTGTCGGGCCGAACAGGGCGACGACGATCGGCATCAAGTACGTCGAGGTGAAGCCGATAACGCTCTCATCGGCGCGCTTCACCCCGGCGGTCTGGACGCGGTGCACCTGGACCTGCGCTAGCGAACGCAGCACCACCAGCAGCAGCCCGGCCGCCGCGACACAGCCCGCCAACAAGACCCACCCAACACGCCCCAGATCCTCCAGGCGAAGCAGCGTGAGGATGAAGACAAGCGGAGCGAAGGCCGAGCACAACAGCCCCGCACCCACCACCTGTTTCATGCGCCGATCCTAGGGTGGCCCACCGACAGCAGGACCGCCATCACGACACCGGTTCCCTTGACTGCCTGGCGCGCCCGCACCGGGGATCCGGTACCCCCGACAGCCGCGACGGGGTGACTGATCGGCATCCGGCCACTCAACCGGCCCATGATCGAAGGCCCCCAAACAGCGCTGCGCAGTCATCTAGTTTGTGCCCCAACTATTTGTGTGCGAATGTTCGAGCATCAGCCGCCCACCCCAGGGAGTGCACGTGAGTACTTTGTTCAGCCCGCTGCGCGTCGGAGCCTTCGAGGCTCCCAACCGCATCGTCATGGCCCCGCTCACCCGCAACCGTGCAGGTGAGGGGATGGCGCCCACCGAGCTCAACGCCGAGTACTACGCGCAGCGAGCGGGCGCCGGATTCATCGTCGCTGAGGGCACCCAGCCCAGCGCCGTTGGTCAGGGCTACCTGAACACTCCCGGGATTCATTCACCCGAACAGGTCGCCGGGTGGCGCCTGGTCGCTGACGCGGTGCACAAACGCGGCGGACGGATCGTCGTGCAACTCATGCACGCCGGGCGCATCGCCCACCCCGACAACAAGGGCGGCCTGGAATCAGTGGCGCCCAGCGCTATCGCCGCCCCAGGCACGATCATGACCCGGGGCGGTGCGCAGCCGATGCCGACACCACGAGCGCTGAAGACCGAGGAGCTTGCTGGCATTGTCGAGGACTTCGTGCACGCTGCTCGCTGTGCCCGCCAAGCCGGGCTCGACGGGGTGGAGATCCACGCCGCCAACGGATACCTGCTGCACCAGTTCCTCGCGCCGACGTCCAACGAACGCGACGATGACTACGGCGGCAGCCCGCAGGCGCGGGCGCGGCTCGTCGTCGAGGTCGCCCGTGCCGTCGCGGAAGAGATCGGGGCCGACCGGGTCGGCATCCGCATCTCACCGGAGCACAACATAAAGGGCGCCCTTGAAACCGACCCCGAAGAGACCCTGGCGACGTATACGGCCCTGGTGGAGGGCATCGCCCCGCTCGGACTGGCTTACCTGAGCATCTTGGCCGACCCTGCCTCGCGTCTGACCGCGGACCTGCGGCGTCGCTTCCGCGGCAATGTCGTCCTGAACTCCGGTTTCGGCACGGTGACCAGCCGCGAGGAAGCCTCACTGCTGGTCGCGAGCGGCCTGGCAGACCTGGTGGCCGTCGGCCGACCGTTCCTGGCCAACCCGGACCTGGCGCGCCGCTGGGAGCTCGGCGCTGACCTCAACGAACCGGACCCGGCAACGTTCTACGGCGGCGGGGCCCGCGGCTACACCGACTACCCGGCGCTGGGCTGACAGCTGTGGCTGGGGCAGCAAACGGTGAGACTCGACACGGGCGCAATCCGGTGGTGACCGGCACGCCCGCACTCGAGAAGCAGCTCTGTTTCGCGCTGTACGCCGCTTCCCGAGCAATGACGAACGCCTACCGGCCCAGCCTGGCGAAGCTGGGGTTGACCTACCCGCAGTTCGTCACGCTGCTCGTGCTGTGGGAACACGACGGGATGTGCGTGGCGGATCTGGCGACCCGGCTCTACCTGGACGCCAGCACGCTGTCCCCCCTGCTCAAACGCCTGCAGGCGATGGGACTCATCGAGCGGCGACGCTGCAGCAGCGACGAACGGCGGGTCACGATCCACCTCACCGACGACGGCTTCGCCCTGGCTGGCCCCGCCACCCAAGCCCAGCGTGACGTCGCCTGCAAACTCAACCTCAACGACGAGGAAGCGGCCACGCTGCGTTCCCTGACTGGGCGGCTCCTGCAGGCCTACGGCCCCACCACAACCGAATAACGACACCGACTGCCCACGTCAGCGGGCGCGGGCTGGCGTGGCGATGCTGAGGTGCCCCGGCACCGCTTCGACTAGCCGCGCGTATTGCCACCCGCCCGCGAGCCTCGCCCGCGAGGCTCGACCTCACAGGAGAGAACACATGACGCAGAACAAGACCGTCCCGACCCGTACCCGCGAAATCCACCTGGCTTCGCGCCCGCACGGAGCCCCCGGCCCGGAGAACTTCCGGCTCGTGCACACCGACCTACCTGAGCTCGCACCGGGCCAGGTGCTCGTGGCCAACACGGTGATGTCGGTGGATCCGTACATGCGCGGACGGATGAACGACGCCAAGTCGTATGTGCCGCCGTTTCAGGTCGGTGCGCCGCTGGATGGTGGCGCGGTCGGCACAGTGATCGCTTCCCGCAGTGAGGAGGTCCCGGTCGGGGCGAGCGTGCTGCACGCGTTGGGGTGGCGTGAGCACGCTGTGCTGCCTGCGGCTTCGGTGCGCGCCGTGGACACCAGCCAGGTCGCGGACAGCGCCTACCTGGGGGTTCTCGGGATGCCGGGGATGACGGCCTACGCGGGGTTGTTGTACGCCGCCGAGATGGTGCCCGGTGACGTCGTTTTCGTCTCTGGTGCTGCCGGAGCTGTCGGGTCGCTGGTAGGGCAGATCGCCCGCTTGAGCGGCGCCTCACGAGTCATCGGTTCGGCTGGTTCTCCGGAGAAGGTTGCTCGCCTGCGTGAGCTGGGGTTCGACGCCGCGCTCAACTACCGCGACGGTTCACTGAGTGAGCAGCTCGGCGCGGCAGCCCCCGACGGGATCGACGTGTATTTCGACAACGTCGGCGGGGACCACCTGGAGGCCGCCATCACCCACCTGCGCACCGACGGGCGCGTCGCGATGTGCGGAGCGATCTCGCAGTACAACGCCACCGAACCGACTTGCGCGCCACGCAACCTGGCGCTCGCCATCGGTAAACGCCTCACCTTGCGCGGCTTCATCGTCGGCAAGTACGCCGAGCAGGTGCGCCCCGAGTTCACCGCGCGCGTGGGCGCCTGGCTCACGCAGGGCGAGATCCAGTGGGATGAAACCGTCCGCGACGGCCTGCAGTCCGCACCCCAGGCCTTCATCGACATGCTGGCCGGCGCTAACACCGGCAAGATGCTCGTCCGCCTCTAAGCGGCCGGCCCGTGGTGGGCGGCCTTGGCGGCGGTGAGGGGTTTCTGGACAGCCAGCCGACCTGGACAACCAGCTGACGGCTCTGATCGCCACTGCAGCACCGGCGTCGTGGCGGCGACCATCTCGCCGTTGGTTTCACGGGAAACATGACAGGCTGGCCGGCATGTCGACGGATCGCTCTGAGATCACCCTCCGCTTTCTCGCATCCCCGACCGACGCAGGCCAGTCCGGTGTCGTCAGTGCCGGCCGCGTCCTTGAGTGGATCGACAAAGCCGGGTACGCGGTTGCGGCCCGCTGGAGTGGCACCTACGCGGTCACTGCCTACGTCGGCAACATCCGGTTCTCCCGCCCGATCGAGGTGGGGCATCTCGTCGAGGTGCGGGCGCGGGTCATCCACACGGGCCGATCGTCGATGCACATCCTTGTCGAGGCGTTCAGCGGTCCGCCGAGCACGGGCGCGCTCGAGGCGGCGTCACACTGCCTCATCCTGTTCGTGTCGGTGGACGACTCTGGCCGATCACAGGCTGTGCGGCCGCTGGTCCCGACGGACGAAGCGGGTCGTCTCCTTCAGGCGTGGGCTCGGCGCCGGGCCGAGGTGCGCGCCGAGATCGAGGCCGCGATGAAGCAGCAGGTGTACTCGGATGCGGGAACCGCCCCCGTCATCACGATGCGGTTTCTCGCTGCGCCGACCGACGTCAACTGGGGCGGCAAGGTGCACGGCGGGATTGTCATGCGCTGGATCGACGAGGCCGCCCACGTGCTCGCGACGTCATGGTCGGGCAACCCGGCCAACGTCGCGATCTTCACCGGCGGTGTGCGCTTCTACCGGCCTCTGCGCATCGGGCACGTCGTCGAGGTGGAAGCGCGTCTGCTGCACACGGGGCGCACGTCGATGCACATCGGTGTGCATGTGCGCTCCGGTGATCCGGCGAACGGCGAGATGGAACTGACAACGTACTGCCGCACGGTGTTCGTCGGGATTGACGAGCAGCGTCGCGCCGTGCCCACGCGCACATGGACGCCGGTGTCCGAGGAGGACATCGCCCTGGACGCGCACGCCCTGGACCTCACCGCCATCCGCGCCCGGCATGAGGGACCTGCAGAGCAGGAGGCCTCGCCGGGGCGGTGACTCCAGGCGACGCCGCCGGATATACCTCCGAGCCGAGCCTCTGCTCACTCGTGCCGCAGCTTCAGCGGCGCAGGGCCCGGTCAGCGTCCACCGATGTGGTCGGGCAGATGACGGACTACCTGGCCAAGTACTCGGACCCGTGCGTGATCGCTGTCCGGCACACCCCTCACGACGAGGGGGAAGCGATCGGCATGCGGGCCGCCAGCCTCACCGCGCTGCTCGCCGCCCTGGGTGGGTTGGCCGCCGACCAGATCGCAGACGA
Protein-coding regions in this window:
- a CDS encoding HAD family hydrolase, with product MSRTALLVDYGGVLTESLHDAFATFAAQIGLPADLPLRLLSTDEAARAAFVAHECGRASDEEFEAAYADALGRHGADVDAHGLIARVLGGLGLDHEMLDLVARVRASGVPVALVTNSLGRDAYRGVDLNAIADTVVISGVEGVRKPSRAIYQLACERLGVAPTDCVMVDDLRANLDGAARLGIVGVLHRDAASTAAELAVHFDNPGLVRPDAQSAG
- a CDS encoding alpha/beta fold hydrolase, with product MRPARALTLSTIVATGLTLGLGAVNASATDATPAGEGKHHPPSRLQNDFDHIGAQVHSLTRGDRTTYYIDEGTPGQRVVVFIGGQGTSLESFQLTEFARSTRQQLGLRVISIERNGFGQSAFDPALGYDDYVSEVRSVLDHLDVDEFVIMAISGGGAYAAHLAAAMPERVISVHAAAASPMTLPTRSAPRGCEQSVKQRNAANAHWTHNPLLWWAVPGSPVLLVPGWQDRAYADGTRSFYLGGQLGDPSALSHEGALPCGAEAVADTKKITAPAYLYWGGADEVVPVAAMKAWQAALPNVAKATVYPGEGHTVQYRHWDQILVDMAGYSDHTVVCKHGQTRLLPARKAKGALNHGATLGLCAWSQAH
- a CDS encoding DEAD/DEAH box helicase, with product MADLDRRAIAREIGALADDVATAGAAFARMQARLVALRALFETPPTPEVMSSSLPDTEDVLSPQDTQPLPCVQARSGPDPEADFPAEEVGAKQETVDAPPQQTFEAWTNTPPPSTEGSAPVLPDLPEIELPDLYPWQMEALEAWRRADRVGVVEAVTGAGKTRVGLAALAEALMDGLRVVVMTPTQGLVSQWEAQVRELFPGVRVSTDATRSPGWHVLVDTVQTLAHKNPLWPDERALLVADEAHRYGAPTFAWALRPNFSQRLGLSATFERGDEGDTDVLLPYFNGVCFRLGYERALAEELIAPFRVAQLGVPLSPPERAEYDAVSDGLKRAWRVLAGNLGGDSPSFVEVLMYAQQLNHQHDHPAASSARAFLAAFARRRDVLARVAAKVAALDSLAPAVIASGGTIVFTGTTASATEAAEVLNRAGCESAAVHGELGRDEREERLELLRSGQTRSISAPRILDEGVDIPDADLGIILGASKTRRQMIQRLGRVVRKKSDGRYARLVILYAIETSEDPGVEEVPPHLEEIIANAQAAIHLRLPENIDEALAFLRGTPMWEMPPQEGVGHQPPCVACAES